A genomic window from Arthrobacter globiformis includes:
- a CDS encoding Fpg/Nei family DNA glycosylase → MPELPEVAALSTFLDTRLRGAVLEKLQILSVAVLKTADPPYTALTGRTISGVERFGKFVSINADGLHFVFHLARAGWVRYTEKPSPDPLRPGKGPIAARLHLTGADGGKMGIDLTEAGTKKGLAIYVVSKPGDVPGIAELGPDPLAPAFSREMFAEILAGHPHQIKGVLRSQSVIAGIGNAYSDEILHAAKISPFAMANSLEPAKVGILFDAIHTVLGAAVAQAQGKAPADLKDAKRSGMNVHGRAGQPCPVCGDTVREVSFADTALQYCPTCQTNGKILADRRTSRFLK, encoded by the coding sequence ATGCCGGAACTACCCGAGGTGGCCGCACTGAGCACGTTCCTCGACACGCGGCTGCGCGGCGCGGTGCTGGAAAAGCTGCAGATCCTGTCCGTGGCCGTCCTCAAGACGGCCGACCCGCCCTACACGGCGCTGACGGGCCGGACCATCAGCGGCGTGGAGCGGTTCGGGAAGTTCGTCAGCATCAACGCCGACGGGCTCCATTTCGTCTTCCATCTCGCCAGGGCGGGCTGGGTCCGCTACACGGAAAAACCGTCGCCCGATCCGCTCAGGCCCGGCAAGGGTCCCATCGCGGCACGCCTGCACCTTACCGGTGCGGACGGCGGGAAGATGGGCATCGACCTGACCGAGGCCGGCACCAAGAAGGGCCTGGCAATCTACGTGGTGTCAAAGCCGGGCGACGTTCCCGGCATCGCCGAGCTCGGCCCGGATCCACTGGCGCCGGCCTTCAGCCGGGAAATGTTCGCCGAGATCCTCGCCGGGCACCCGCACCAGATCAAGGGTGTCCTGCGGAGCCAGAGTGTCATCGCCGGCATCGGTAATGCGTACAGCGACGAAATCCTGCACGCAGCGAAAATCTCCCCGTTCGCCATGGCCAATTCCCTGGAACCGGCGAAGGTCGGGATCCTGTTCGACGCCATCCACACCGTCCTGGGAGCCGCAGTGGCCCAGGCCCAGGGGAAGGCGCCCGCCGACCTCAAGGACGCGAAACGGAGCGGCATGAATGTGCATGGCCGCGCCGGCCAGCCCTGCCCGGTATGCGGGGACACGGTCCGGGAGGTGTCCTTCGCGGACACCGCGCTGCAGTACTGCCCCACCTGTCAGACCAACGGCAAGATCCTGGCCGACCGCAGAACGTCCCGCTTCCTCAAGTAG
- a CDS encoding prephenate dehydrogenase, which produces MSAFRTHGRGHLNGPVVVIGTGLLGTSIGLGLRGRGVAVYLSDPSPTNQAVAVDIGAGLPLAAMGDESPELVVVASPPDVTADVVEGALADYPDATVVDIASVKAAILHDLRTRGADLSRYVGTHPMAGREKSGPVAARGELFTSMPWVVCPTEESSAGAVQAARALATDLGAVVSQFTAEEHDGAVALVSHLPQVMSSLLATRLQDTPLNALSLAGNGLRDTTRIAASDPTMWVQILGANAGKVVEILYGVRDDLNRLIGTLEDPAAAGARLDLAQLMSEGNAGQARIPGKHGGPPQAYSWLTVLVDDRPGQIARLLTEIGEIGVNLEDLRLDHSSGQNVGMVEISVLPSAHDLLVEALSDRGWRVLQ; this is translated from the coding sequence ATGTCGGCTTTCCGTACGCACGGCCGCGGACACCTGAACGGCCCGGTCGTCGTTATTGGCACTGGCCTGCTCGGCACCAGCATCGGCCTCGGCCTGCGCGGCCGTGGCGTTGCGGTCTACCTGTCCGATCCCTCGCCCACCAACCAGGCGGTCGCCGTTGACATCGGCGCCGGCCTCCCGCTGGCCGCCATGGGGGACGAAAGTCCTGAACTCGTGGTTGTCGCATCGCCGCCGGACGTAACCGCCGACGTTGTGGAAGGTGCGCTGGCAGACTACCCGGACGCCACCGTCGTCGACATCGCCAGCGTCAAGGCGGCGATCCTGCATGACCTGCGCACCCGCGGCGCCGACCTCAGCCGTTACGTCGGTACCCATCCCATGGCCGGGCGCGAGAAATCCGGGCCCGTCGCCGCCCGGGGCGAGCTTTTCACCTCCATGCCGTGGGTTGTATGCCCGACCGAGGAATCCTCGGCCGGGGCCGTCCAGGCTGCGCGGGCGCTGGCCACCGATCTCGGTGCTGTCGTTTCGCAGTTCACGGCAGAGGAACATGACGGGGCGGTGGCCCTGGTGTCCCATCTGCCGCAGGTGATGTCCTCGCTGCTGGCGACCCGTCTGCAGGACACCCCGCTGAACGCTCTTTCCCTCGCGGGGAACGGGCTCCGCGACACCACCCGAATCGCAGCCAGCGATCCTACGATGTGGGTCCAGATTCTGGGTGCGAACGCCGGCAAGGTGGTGGAGATCCTTTACGGTGTGCGCGACGACCTTAACCGGCTGATCGGAACTCTGGAAGACCCCGCGGCCGCCGGAGCCCGTCTCGACCTGGCCCAGCTGATGAGCGAAGGCAACGCCGGGCAGGCACGGATTCCGGGTAAGCACGGCGGACCGCCGCAGGCATATTCCTGGCTCACGGTGCTCGTGGACGACCGGCCCGGCCAGATCGCCAGGCTGCTGACCGAGATCGGTGAGATTGGCGTCAACCTCGAAGATCTCCGCCTGGACCACTCCTCAGGGCAGAATGTGGGCATGGTGGAGATCTCCGTGCTGCCGAGCGCGCATGACCTCCTTGTAGAAGCACTAAGCGACCGTGGATGGCGGGTACTGCAGTAA
- a CDS encoding ParA family protein codes for MQVVSISSLKGGVGKTSVTTGLASAALAAGIPTLVVDLDPHADASTALGVQPSDKLDIGRMLKNPRKAKIAENVVPSGWISRVIVNGSGPAVLDVAVGSAYTGIYDRPDLGKRDLRRLSAVLAGADAYELILVDCPPSLNGLTRMAWSASNKVALVAEPGLFSVAGTERTMRAIQLFRQEFAPNLAPAGIVANRVRSGSSEHAFRLAEMQSMFGDLLLAPHIPEQANWQQIQGAAHSVHHWPGDSAKTAAGLYDTLLGNLMATNKTSRSRSAR; via the coding sequence GTGCAAGTAGTCAGCATCAGCAGCCTCAAGGGCGGTGTCGGCAAGACATCCGTGACAACCGGACTGGCGTCTGCGGCACTGGCCGCAGGCATCCCAACCCTCGTAGTTGACCTCGATCCCCATGCCGACGCCAGCACAGCCCTCGGGGTGCAGCCCAGCGACAAGCTGGACATCGGCAGGATGCTGAAAAATCCGCGCAAGGCCAAGATCGCTGAGAACGTCGTGCCCAGCGGCTGGATTAGCCGGGTAATCGTTAATGGTTCCGGCCCAGCGGTGCTCGATGTCGCCGTCGGGTCCGCGTACACCGGGATCTACGACCGGCCCGACCTTGGCAAGCGCGATCTGCGCAGGCTGTCCGCGGTGCTCGCCGGTGCGGATGCCTATGAACTCATCCTGGTGGACTGCCCGCCGTCCCTGAACGGGCTCACCCGCATGGCCTGGTCCGCCAGTAACAAGGTGGCCCTGGTGGCCGAGCCCGGGCTCTTCTCCGTGGCCGGCACCGAACGCACCATGCGGGCCATCCAGCTGTTCCGGCAGGAATTCGCACCGAACCTCGCCCCCGCCGGCATTGTGGCCAACCGGGTGCGCTCCGGATCCTCCGAGCACGCTTTCCGGCTTGCCGAGATGCAGTCCATGTTCGGCGACCTCCTGCTGGCTCCGCACATCCCGGAGCAGGCCAACTGGCAGCAGATCCAGGGCGCGGCGCATTCCGTCCACCACTGGCCCGGTGACTCCGCCAAGACCGCGGCCGGGCTCTACGACACGCTGCTGGGAAATCTCATGGCCACCAACAAGACCAGCCGTAGCCGGAGCGCACGCTAG
- a CDS encoding pseudouridine synthase: protein MTQAGRQGSPRNSSGRKGPDRNAPRGAAAQGRGAGAGKRDFPKGGDRPFGDRTYKAKPREERFVDPDEAPAGRRPAGDWKPGSKPPASRTGAPRASARKAAAARKPGANKAPGTPGALKPKSGAPKAAGSRAFGSERFGQSLGPVRRPSRTRGPRAEVPQSEVHDADGVRLQKVMASAGVASRRVCEEMIAEGRVEVDGKVVTELGVRVDPKTAVIHVDGLRIQLDDTLVYMVFNKPKGVVSTMEDPEGRPCISDYIRNNQGERLFHVGRLDVATEGLLLLTNDGELANRLTHPSYEVPKTYLVQVRGPFPQGIGAQLKDGIELEDGFASVDSFRLVDSTPGHVLIEVVLHSGKNRIVRRLFDAVGFPVLRLVRVKVGPIGLGDQRQGSIRNLGKQEVGHLLASVGL, encoded by the coding sequence ATGACACAGGCGGGACGCCAGGGTTCACCACGTAACAGCTCCGGACGTAAAGGTCCGGACCGCAACGCGCCACGCGGCGCAGCAGCACAGGGCCGCGGCGCGGGCGCCGGGAAGCGGGACTTCCCCAAGGGCGGCGACCGCCCCTTCGGCGACCGCACCTACAAAGCCAAGCCACGCGAGGAGCGCTTCGTCGATCCGGACGAGGCACCCGCAGGCCGCCGGCCGGCCGGCGACTGGAAGCCGGGCTCCAAGCCCCCCGCGTCCAGGACCGGGGCACCCAGGGCCAGCGCGCGCAAGGCCGCCGCTGCCCGGAAGCCCGGAGCGAACAAGGCCCCCGGCACCCCGGGCGCGCTGAAGCCCAAGTCGGGCGCCCCCAAGGCGGCGGGTTCGCGCGCCTTCGGCAGCGAACGCTTCGGCCAGAGCCTGGGGCCGGTCCGCCGGCCCTCCCGCACGCGCGGTCCCCGCGCCGAGGTGCCGCAGTCGGAAGTCCACGACGCTGACGGCGTCCGCCTGCAGAAGGTCATGGCCTCCGCCGGCGTCGCCTCGCGCCGCGTCTGTGAAGAGATGATCGCCGAGGGCCGCGTGGAGGTCGACGGCAAGGTCGTGACCGAGCTCGGCGTCCGCGTCGACCCCAAGACCGCCGTTATCCACGTGGACGGCCTGCGCATTCAGCTCGATGACACGCTGGTCTACATGGTGTTCAACAAGCCCAAGGGCGTCGTGTCCACCATGGAGGACCCCGAAGGCCGCCCGTGCATCAGCGACTACATCCGCAACAACCAGGGTGAACGGCTCTTCCATGTCGGGCGCCTGGACGTTGCTACCGAAGGCCTGCTGCTGCTGACCAACGACGGCGAGCTGGCCAACCGGCTGACCCACCCGTCGTACGAGGTCCCCAAGACCTACCTCGTGCAGGTCCGCGGGCCGTTCCCGCAGGGCATCGGCGCGCAGCTCAAGGACGGCATCGAACTCGAGGATGGCTTCGCGTCGGTCGACTCCTTCCGGCTGGTCGACTCAACCCCGGGCCACGTGCTGATCGAAGTGGTGCTGCACTCCGGCAAGAATCGCATTGTCCGGCGCCTGTTCGACGCCGTCGGTTTCCCGGTGCTGCGCCTGGTGCGCGTCAAGGTGGGCCCCATCGGTCTGGGCGACCAGCGCCAGGGAAGCATCCGCAACCTGGGCAAGCAGGAAGTCGGCCACCTGCTGGCATCCGTGGGGCTGTAA
- a CDS encoding MerR family transcriptional regulator yields MSPKGEAGELKQPSTAGVAVPASGAQGLLFTEDLPVLDEDAGYRGPTACKAAGITYRQLDYWARTGLVEPAVRGAAGSGSQRLYGFRDILVLKVVKRLLDTGVSLQQIRSAVEHLRERGVEDLAQITLMSDGASVYECTSADEVIDLVQGGQGVFGIAVGRVWREVEGSLASLPSEHAGDQTFPDDELSKRRAARKIG; encoded by the coding sequence GTGAGTCCGAAAGGCGAAGCAGGCGAGCTGAAGCAACCCTCGACGGCCGGCGTTGCCGTGCCCGCGAGTGGTGCTCAGGGCCTTCTCTTCACTGAGGATCTCCCCGTTCTGGACGAGGACGCCGGCTACCGCGGGCCCACGGCCTGCAAGGCTGCCGGGATCACCTACCGGCAGCTCGACTACTGGGCCCGCACCGGCCTGGTGGAGCCTGCAGTCCGCGGCGCAGCGGGTTCCGGTTCCCAGCGGCTCTACGGTTTCCGCGACATCCTGGTCCTGAAGGTGGTCAAGCGGCTGCTGGATACCGGCGTATCGCTGCAGCAGATCCGCAGCGCCGTGGAGCACCTCCGTGAACGCGGTGTCGAGGACCTGGCCCAGATCACGCTCATGAGCGATGGCGCCAGCGTCTACGAATGTACCTCCGCGGACGAGGTCATCGACCTCGTGCAGGGCGGCCAGGGCGTGTTCGGCATCGCCGTGGGCCGCGTGTGGCGCGAAGTCGAGGGAAGCCTCGCCTCGCTGCCCAGCGAGCACGCCGGCGACCAGACGTTCCCGGACGACGAACTCAGCAAGCGCCGCGCCGCCCGCAAGATCGGCTAG
- a CDS encoding bifunctional nuclease family protein: MIEVEIVGVRIELPSNQPLVLLREMHGERHVPIWIGTPEASAIALAQQGVVPPRPMTHDLLVDVVETLGHSVVSVNIVAVEDNIFYGQLQFDNGATVSSRASDALAIALRAKCRIWCADSVMDEAGVRITEHDEGEDTEPGPTVEEERELRRFREFLDDVEPEDFDG; the protein is encoded by the coding sequence ATGATCGAAGTCGAGATTGTGGGCGTCCGCATCGAACTGCCTTCAAACCAGCCCCTGGTTCTGCTCCGCGAGATGCACGGAGAACGGCACGTTCCCATCTGGATCGGGACACCCGAGGCAAGTGCCATCGCGCTGGCCCAGCAGGGCGTGGTGCCGCCGCGGCCCATGACCCACGACCTCCTGGTTGACGTCGTGGAGACGCTCGGCCATTCCGTGGTCAGCGTGAACATCGTGGCCGTGGAGGACAACATCTTCTACGGCCAGCTCCAGTTCGACAACGGGGCCACGGTGAGCTCAAGGGCATCCGACGCGCTGGCCATCGCGCTGCGCGCCAAGTGCCGGATCTGGTGCGCCGACTCTGTCATGGACGAGGCCGGCGTGCGCATCACCGAGCATGACGAGGGCGAGGACACCGAGCCCGGGCCCACAGTGGAGGAAGAGCGCGAGCTGCGCCGGTTCCGGGAGTTTCTTGACGACGTCGAGCCCGAGGATTTCGACGGCTAA
- the gcvH gene encoding glycine cleavage system protein GcvH codes for MSNIPSDLSYTAEHEWVTAPNADGVVRVGITDFAQDALGDVVYAQMPEVGTTVKANDVVGEVESTKSVSDIYAPVSGEIVARNEALDSDSALINSDPYGDGWLIEVKLAEPDAVDSLLSASEYEQQVG; via the coding sequence ATGAGCAACATTCCCTCTGATCTGTCCTACACCGCCGAACACGAATGGGTGACCGCACCGAATGCCGATGGCGTGGTCCGCGTGGGGATCACCGACTTCGCCCAGGACGCCCTCGGGGATGTCGTCTACGCCCAGATGCCTGAAGTTGGTACCACTGTTAAGGCAAACGACGTCGTGGGTGAGGTTGAATCCACCAAGAGCGTCAGCGACATTTACGCGCCTGTCTCCGGCGAGATCGTAGCCCGCAACGAGGCACTCGACAGCGATTCCGCGCTCATCAACTCCGATCCGTACGGCGACGGCTGGCTCATCGAAGTCAAGCTCGCCGAACCTGACGCAGTGGATTCCCTGCTCAGTGCATCGGAGTACGAACAACAGGTAGGCTAA
- a CDS encoding lysophospholipid acyltransferase family protein, translating into MAWSRPVGRFLNNIVYRTSVTGRSNVPAAGPVIFAGNHISFLDGPVMFGASPRPMHILVKKEMFKGFLGRVLKASGQLPVDRAGDRSVLQLSKGVLDAGRCVGILPEGTRGSGTAAGISNGVAWLALNSGAVVVPVAILGTRQGGEHLDSIPKPGRRLHVSFGQPLAIGRKPEETGRASMDRAATEIRNTLAAHIRDTVRLSGLSLPSADHPHQRTPAVAGPPADHH; encoded by the coding sequence ATGGCCTGGAGCCGGCCCGTCGGCCGGTTCCTGAACAACATCGTCTACCGCACATCCGTGACCGGGCGCTCCAACGTTCCGGCCGCGGGGCCTGTGATCTTCGCAGGAAACCACATCAGCTTCCTCGACGGACCCGTCATGTTCGGTGCCTCGCCCCGGCCCATGCACATCCTCGTTAAAAAGGAGATGTTCAAGGGCTTCCTTGGCCGCGTGCTGAAGGCGTCGGGCCAGCTTCCGGTTGACCGGGCGGGGGACCGCTCGGTCCTGCAGCTGAGCAAGGGCGTGCTCGACGCCGGCCGCTGCGTCGGCATCCTGCCCGAGGGAACCCGGGGGAGCGGCACCGCTGCCGGCATCAGCAACGGGGTGGCGTGGCTCGCCCTGAATTCCGGCGCCGTCGTGGTGCCCGTGGCCATCCTGGGCACGCGGCAGGGCGGCGAACACCTGGACAGCATCCCGAAACCGGGCCGCAGGCTGCACGTCAGCTTTGGCCAGCCCCTCGCGATCGGCCGGAAACCGGAAGAAACCGGGCGTGCTTCAATGGACAGGGCGGCTACGGAAATCCGTAACACTCTGGCCGCGCACATCCGCGACACTGTCCGGCTCAGCGGGCTGTCATTGCCCTCCGCGGATCATCCGCACCAACGTACACCAGCAGTAGCCGGGCCGCCGGCAGACCACCATTAA
- the cmk gene encoding (d)CMP kinase: MTQELTETLPALRLGRPLVVAIDGPSGSGKSSVSKEVARRLSLAYLDTGAMYRALTWYCLDRGTDLTDASAVELAAEELPLDISTSPHTEYVRVDGTDVTDAIREPAISSAVSAVATTLGARTELIRRQRALIEKHNRRMVVEGRDITTVVAPAAQVRMLLTASEEARLRRRGIQLGGTQSAEQLAAQVTQRDAKDSTVVNFTQAADGVVTLDSSELDFEETVSAALRIVTKVINHE, from the coding sequence ATGACACAGGAACTGACCGAAACTCTGCCTGCCCTCCGGCTGGGCCGCCCGCTTGTGGTGGCCATCGACGGGCCGTCCGGCTCCGGAAAGTCCAGCGTCAGCAAGGAAGTGGCCCGCCGCCTCAGCCTTGCCTATCTGGACACGGGCGCCATGTACCGGGCCCTCACCTGGTACTGCCTCGACCGCGGAACAGACCTCACTGATGCCTCCGCCGTCGAGCTGGCTGCCGAAGAACTGCCGCTGGACATCAGCACCAGCCCGCACACCGAGTATGTGCGGGTCGACGGCACCGACGTCACCGACGCCATCAGGGAACCGGCCATCTCCTCGGCCGTCAGTGCCGTCGCCACCACGCTCGGTGCCCGGACGGAACTCATCCGCCGCCAGCGCGCCCTGATCGAAAAGCACAACCGCCGCATGGTGGTGGAGGGCCGGGACATCACCACCGTCGTCGCCCCCGCTGCCCAGGTCCGCATGCTTCTGACCGCCAGCGAGGAGGCGCGGCTCCGCCGCCGCGGCATCCAGCTCGGCGGAACGCAAAGCGCCGAGCAGCTGGCCGCCCAGGTGACCCAGCGGGACGCGAAGGACTCCACGGTGGTGAATTTCACCCAGGCGGCGGACGGTGTGGTGACTCTGGATTCATCGGAGCTGGATTTCGAGGAAACCGTGTCCGCCGCGCTGCGCATCGTCACCAAGGTCATCAACCATGAGTGA
- the der gene encoding ribosome biogenesis GTPase Der: MSDTTQTSGHSGAGEDEYTPTGTDQVAEHLAALDDDEAELRAASLRAGLDDYELDEEDAALLSGLHDEDELEGPLKLDPVLAIIGRPNVGKSTLVNRILGRREAVVEDTPGVTRDRVMYSANWNGRNFTLVDTGGWEHDARGIHARVAEQAEMAVELADAVLFVVDSAVGATATDEAVVKMLRRSKKPVILVANKVDDFAQEADSAVLWGLGFGEPYPVSALHGRGVADLLDHVMDTLPEFSTVEGVERSGGPRRIALIGRPNVGKSSLLNKLAGSERVVVDNTAGTTRDPVDEFIELGGQTWRFVDTAGIRRRQHMAQGADFYASLRTQSALEKAEVAVVLLAVDEVLSEQDVRILQLAIESGRALVLAFNKWDLLDDERRRYLEREIEQDLAHVEWAPRVNISAKTGWHKDRLVPALELALENWDRRIPTGRLNAFLGELVAAHPHPVRGGKQPRILFGTQASSRPPKFVLFTTGFLDPGYRRFITRRLRETFGFEGTPIEVSMRVREKRGKKR; this comes from the coding sequence ATGAGCGATACGACTCAAACTTCCGGCCACTCCGGTGCCGGCGAAGACGAATACACGCCCACCGGCACGGACCAGGTGGCTGAACATCTGGCAGCCCTGGACGACGACGAGGCCGAGCTTCGCGCCGCCTCCCTCCGCGCCGGACTGGACGACTACGAACTCGACGAGGAAGACGCCGCGCTCCTCAGCGGCCTGCACGACGAGGACGAGCTTGAGGGCCCGCTCAAGCTGGACCCCGTGCTCGCCATCATCGGTCGCCCGAACGTTGGCAAGTCCACCCTCGTCAACCGTATCCTCGGCCGCCGCGAGGCAGTCGTGGAGGACACCCCCGGCGTGACGCGCGACCGCGTGATGTACTCGGCGAACTGGAACGGCCGGAACTTCACCCTGGTGGACACCGGCGGCTGGGAGCACGATGCCCGCGGCATCCACGCCCGGGTGGCGGAACAGGCCGAAATGGCAGTGGAGCTGGCTGATGCCGTGCTGTTCGTCGTTGACTCGGCCGTAGGCGCAACCGCCACCGACGAAGCTGTCGTGAAGATGCTCCGGCGGAGCAAGAAGCCGGTCATCCTCGTGGCCAACAAGGTGGACGACTTTGCCCAGGAAGCCGACTCGGCAGTCCTGTGGGGCCTGGGCTTCGGCGAGCCGTACCCCGTCTCCGCGCTGCACGGCCGCGGCGTCGCCGACCTGCTGGACCACGTCATGGACACCCTGCCGGAATTCTCCACCGTCGAGGGCGTTGAACGCTCCGGTGGCCCCCGCCGGATCGCCCTGATCGGACGCCCCAACGTCGGCAAGTCCTCCCTGCTGAACAAGCTGGCCGGCTCCGAGCGTGTGGTGGTGGACAACACCGCCGGCACCACGCGCGACCCGGTTGACGAATTCATCGAGCTCGGCGGCCAGACCTGGCGCTTCGTGGACACCGCCGGCATCCGCCGGCGCCAGCACATGGCACAGGGCGCCGATTTCTATGCCTCCCTCCGGACCCAGAGCGCGCTGGAAAAGGCGGAGGTCGCCGTCGTTCTTCTGGCTGTTGACGAGGTGCTCAGCGAACAGGACGTCCGCATCCTGCAACTGGCCATCGAATCGGGGCGTGCCCTGGTGCTCGCGTTCAACAAGTGGGACCTGCTGGACGACGAGCGCCGCCGGTACCTGGAACGCGAAATCGAGCAGGACCTGGCGCACGTGGAGTGGGCGCCGCGCGTCAACATCTCCGCCAAGACCGGCTGGCACAAGGACCGCCTGGTGCCGGCGCTGGAACTGGCGCTGGAAAACTGGGACAGGCGCATTCCGACCGGACGGCTCAATGCCTTCCTGGGCGAGCTGGTGGCGGCGCACCCGCACCCGGTCCGCGGCGGCAAGCAGCCCCGCATCCTCTTCGGCACGCAGGCCTCGAGCCGGCCCCCGAAGTTCGTCCTGTTCACCACGGGATTCCTGGACCCGGGCTACCGCCGGTTCATCACCCGCCGCCTGCGGGAAACCTTTGGCTTCGAGGGAACGCCCATCGAAGTCAGCATGCGTGTGCGTGAAAAGCGTGGCAAGAAGCGTTAA
- a CDS encoding FHA domain-containing protein has translation MVGGEQNHTNGDYGTGAGGASETTSINLTPVHDEPTIVPKLSPEERSAVEALPSGSALLVAHSGPNSGARFLLDSDVTTAGRHPDADIFLDDVTVSRRHVEFRRTPRSFEVVDTGSLNGTYVNHDRVDSVELRSGNEVQIGKFRLTFYLSPARAAGRV, from the coding sequence ATGGTTGGCGGCGAACAGAACCACACCAACGGCGATTACGGCACGGGTGCGGGCGGGGCCTCGGAGACCACCTCGATCAACCTCACTCCGGTTCATGACGAGCCAACGATCGTGCCCAAGCTCTCCCCGGAGGAACGCTCTGCCGTCGAGGCGCTGCCCTCCGGCTCCGCCCTGCTCGTGGCCCACAGCGGGCCGAACTCGGGTGCCCGATTCCTCCTTGACTCCGATGTCACCACGGCCGGGCGGCACCCGGATGCTGACATTTTCCTCGACGACGTGACGGTCTCCCGCCGCCACGTCGAGTTCCGGCGCACACCGCGGAGCTTCGAGGTGGTGGACACCGGAAGCCTGAACGGCACCTATGTCAACCATGACCGCGTGGACAGCGTGGAACTGAGGTCCGGAAACGAAGTCCAGATTGGCAAGTTCCGTCTCACCTTCTACCTGAGCCCTGCCCGCGCAGCAGGACGCGTCTGA
- the ftsR gene encoding transcriptional regulator FtsR: MAQPERRGPLVLNIGEVLAQLSDDFPSMTASKIRFLEEKGLINPRRTPAGYRQYSDSDVERLRFVLSLQRDQYLPLKVIKDYLDAIDRGERPENLPPGVTVSPRIVSDELAAELQNKARRLSEEQLRAESGASVPLLQSLLSFGLIGHTDGKFDEHALQVARACVQLESHGLEPRHLRPFQAAAEREFGLVERAVATLTSRRDAASQARAAEAAREISDLCLTLHRALVQDRISRMEI, encoded by the coding sequence ATGGCACAACCGGAGCGCCGGGGACCACTGGTCCTGAACATCGGGGAAGTGCTCGCTCAGCTGAGCGATGACTTTCCGAGCATGACGGCGTCGAAAATCAGGTTCCTTGAGGAAAAAGGACTCATCAATCCCCGGCGTACACCCGCGGGCTACCGGCAGTACTCCGACAGCGACGTCGAACGGCTCCGCTTCGTCCTGTCCCTTCAGCGCGACCAGTACCTGCCGCTGAAGGTCATCAAGGACTACCTTGACGCCATCGACAGGGGCGAACGGCCCGAGAACCTTCCGCCCGGGGTTACCGTCTCCCCGCGGATCGTCTCGGACGAGCTGGCCGCGGAACTGCAGAACAAAGCACGCAGGCTCAGCGAGGAACAGCTGCGCGCGGAGTCGGGGGCCAGCGTGCCGCTCCTGCAGTCCCTGCTCAGCTTCGGCCTCATCGGGCACACCGACGGCAAATTTGACGAGCACGCCCTCCAGGTGGCTCGCGCCTGCGTCCAGCTGGAGAGCCACGGCCTGGAGCCACGGCACCTCCGGCCCTTCCAGGCCGCCGCGGAGCGCGAATTCGGACTCGTTGAACGGGCCGTGGCCACCCTGACCTCGCGCAGGGACGCTGCGTCGCAGGCCCGCGCGGCGGAAGCCGCCCGGGAAATCAGCGACCTTTGCCTCACCCTGCACCGGGCCCTTGTGCAGGACCGTATCTCGCGGATGGAAATCTGA